In the genome of Pseudomonas sp. LBUM920, one region contains:
- a CDS encoding M48 family metalloprotease yields MTFLRPTLLTLACLLASPGFADDLPSLGDASSAIVSPQQEYQLGRAWLAYLRGQVSQLNDPQLKDYVETSVYKLVETSQVNDRRLEFILINSPQLNAFAAPGGIVGVNGGLFLNAQTEGEYASVLAHELAHLSQRHFARGVEAQSRMQIPMMAALLGGIIAAAAGAGDAGIAAIAGSQAAAIQEQRRFSRQNEQEADRIGILNLEKAGYDPRSMPTMFERLMRQYRFDAKPPEFLLTHPVTESRIADTRNRAEQAKPGGTEDSLRYQLIRARVQLQYEDTPGLAAKRFQAQLDENPKNDVARYGLAIAQIKGTQLKEARETLAPLLAKAPNDITYNLAQIELDITNNRLPDAQQRTDRMLTQYPGNYPLNQVRVDLLLKQNRTADAEKALDALLKSRPDDPDVWYQVAETRGLSGNIIGLHQARAEYFALVGDFQQAIQQLDFAKRRAGNNFPLSSRIDARQRDLIEQERLVKGMMS; encoded by the coding sequence ATGACTTTTTTGCGCCCTACCCTGCTGACGCTGGCCTGCCTGCTGGCCTCTCCGGGCTTCGCTGACGACCTGCCGTCACTTGGCGACGCCAGTTCTGCCATTGTCTCGCCACAACAGGAATACCAGCTGGGCCGTGCTTGGCTTGCTTACCTGCGCGGCCAGGTCTCGCAACTCAATGACCCACAACTCAAGGATTACGTCGAAACCAGCGTGTACAAGCTGGTGGAGACCAGCCAGGTCAATGACCGGCGCCTGGAGTTCATCCTGATCAACAGCCCACAGCTCAACGCCTTCGCCGCCCCCGGCGGGATCGTCGGGGTCAACGGCGGTTTGTTCCTCAACGCGCAAACCGAAGGCGAATATGCTTCGGTACTCGCCCACGAATTGGCTCACTTGTCCCAGCGCCACTTTGCCCGCGGCGTGGAAGCGCAGTCACGCATGCAGATCCCGATGATGGCCGCTTTGCTCGGCGGCATCATCGCTGCGGCAGCGGGTGCGGGTGATGCCGGTATTGCCGCGATTGCCGGCAGCCAGGCGGCAGCCATCCAGGAGCAACGCCGGTTCTCCCGTCAGAACGAACAGGAGGCCGACCGTATCGGCATTCTTAACCTGGAAAAAGCTGGTTACGACCCGCGCTCCATGCCGACCATGTTCGAACGACTGATGCGTCAATATCGCTTCGACGCCAAGCCACCGGAGTTCCTGCTGACTCACCCGGTTACCGAATCACGGATCGCCGACACTCGTAACCGCGCCGAGCAAGCCAAACCCGGCGGCACGGAAGACAGTCTGCGCTATCAACTGATTCGCGCGCGCGTGCAGTTGCAATACGAGGACACGCCCGGTCTTGCGGCCAAACGCTTCCAGGCGCAGTTGGACGAGAACCCGAAGAACGATGTGGCGCGCTATGGCCTGGCCATCGCCCAGATCAAGGGCACTCAACTCAAGGAAGCGCGCGAAACCCTGGCACCGCTACTGGCCAAGGCGCCCAACGACATCACGTACAACCTGGCGCAAATCGAGCTGGACATCACCAACAACCGCTTGCCGGATGCTCAGCAACGCACTGATCGGATGCTGACCCAATACCCCGGCAACTACCCACTCAACCAGGTGCGCGTGGACTTGCTGCTTAAGCAGAACCGAACCGCCGATGCGGAGAAAGCGTTGGATGCGCTGCTCAAATCTCGTCCCGACGACCCCGACGTCTGGTACCAGGTCGCCGAGACACGCGGACTGTCCGGCAATATCATTGGCTTGCATCAAGCCCGCGCCGAGTACTTTGCATTGGTGGGCGACTTCCAGCAGGCCATTCAGCAACTGGATTTTGCCAAACGCCGGGCTGGCAACAACTTCCCGCTGTCGTCTCGTATCGACGCGCGCCAGCGTGATCTGATCGAGCAGGAACGCTTGGTAAAAGGGATGATGAGCTAA
- a CDS encoding AI-2E family transporter, with product MFKVLRDWIQRYFSDEEAVVLAVLLFLAFTAVLTLGGMLAPVLAGMVLAYLMQGLVTTLERMRLPGGVAVGLVFALFMGLLVVFIVVVLPLLWHQLITLFNELPGMLAKWQSLLLLLPERYPHLVSDEQVLQAIEVARGEIGKFGQWALTFSLSSLPLLVNIMIYLVLVPILVFFFLKDRAMIGRWVSGYLPRERALITRVAEEMNRQIANYIRGKVIEIVICGGVTYIAFVALGLNYAALLALLVGVSVVVPYVGAVVVTVPVMLIALFQWGWSDQFIYLMAVYGIIQTLDGNVLVPLLFSEAVNLHPVAIICAVLLFGGLWGFWGVFFAIPLATLFKAVLDAWPRQEPVVAPLL from the coding sequence ATGTTCAAAGTGTTACGAGACTGGATTCAGCGCTACTTCTCCGATGAGGAAGCCGTGGTGCTGGCGGTCCTGCTGTTCCTGGCTTTTACCGCCGTACTCACCTTGGGCGGCATGTTGGCACCGGTGCTGGCGGGGATGGTGTTGGCGTACCTGATGCAAGGCCTGGTCACCACGCTGGAGCGTATGCGTTTGCCGGGCGGGGTCGCGGTAGGGTTGGTGTTTGCGTTGTTCATGGGGTTGTTGGTGGTGTTCATCGTGGTGGTGCTGCCGTTACTGTGGCATCAGCTGATTACGTTATTCAACGAGTTGCCGGGCATGCTCGCCAAGTGGCAATCGCTGTTGCTGCTGTTGCCTGAACGCTATCCGCACCTGGTGTCTGACGAGCAGGTGCTGCAGGCCATCGAAGTGGCGCGCGGCGAGATCGGAAAGTTCGGGCAATGGGCGCTGACCTTTTCCCTGTCCAGTCTGCCGTTGCTGGTCAACATCATGATCTACCTGGTGTTGGTGCCAATCCTGGTGTTCTTCTTTCTCAAGGACCGCGCGATGATTGGCCGCTGGGTAAGTGGTTACTTGCCACGTGAGCGAGCGCTGATTACCCGAGTGGCGGAGGAAATGAACCGGCAGATTGCCAACTACATCCGCGGCAAGGTCATTGAGATCGTCATCTGCGGGGGCGTCACCTACATCGCTTTCGTCGCGCTCGGCCTGAACTACGCGGCATTGCTGGCGTTGCTGGTGGGGGTGTCGGTGGTGGTGCCCTACGTCGGCGCGGTGGTGGTAACGGTGCCGGTGATGTTGATCGCGCTGTTCCAGTGGGGCTGGAGTGATCAGTTCATCTACCTGATGGCGGTGTACGGCATTATCCAGACCCTGGACGGAAACGTACTGGTGCCGCTGTTGTTCTCGGAGGCCGTCAATCTGCACCCGGTGGCGATCATCTGTGCGGTGTTGTTGTTTGGCGGGCTGTGGGGGTTTTGGGGCGTGTT
- a CDS encoding sulfurtransferase TusA family protein, whose amino-acid sequence MTDAVAFDAELDASGLNCPLPLLKAKLELNRLASGAVLKVIATDAGSQRDFRTFAKLAGHTLLHEEDAAGVYRYWLRKA is encoded by the coding sequence ATGACCGACGCTGTAGCCTTTGATGCCGAACTCGATGCCAGCGGCCTCAATTGCCCGTTGCCGTTGCTTAAGGCCAAGCTGGAACTCAATCGATTGGCCAGCGGTGCGGTGCTCAAGGTGATCGCCACGGACGCAGGCTCCCAGCGTGATTTCCGCACGTTTGCCAAGTTGGCTGGCCACACCCTGTTGCATGAAGAAGACGCCGCCGGTGTATACCGCTATTGGTTGCGCAAGGCCTGA